The following are encoded in a window of Spiroplasma tabanidicola genomic DNA:
- a CDS encoding dual specificity protein phosphatase family protein, which produces MRKIINNLFLGDKNSAPKETQLRISCAEEIFLNNSKSDNNEIYWDDKNNVLYYNFEDFPIYKNIDVNLVNEAIETIEKNIKNRVIYVHCVWGINRSPSIVFMYMVRNNLIKGDTYQESQKEFWKIYPDHKANPGWKEFLIKQYPYRFNK; this is translated from the coding sequence ATGAGAAAAATAATAAATAATTTATTTCTTGGCGATAAAAATAGCGCACCAAAAGAAACTCAACTTCGTATAAGTTGTGCTGAAGAGATTTTTTTAAATAACTCAAAAAGTGATAATAATGAAATTTATTGAGATGACAAAAACAATGTTTTATATTACAATTTTGAAGATTTTCCAATTTATAAAAATATTGATGTAAATTTAGTGAATGAAGCGATTGAAACTATTGAAAAAAATATTAAAAATAGAGTTATTTATGTTCATTGTGTTTGAGGAATAAATAGAAGTCCTTCAATTGTTTTTATGTATATGGTTAGAAATAATTTAATAAAAGGAGATACCTATCAAGAAAGTCAAAAAGAGTTTTGAAAAATTTATCCTGATCACAAAGCGAATCCAGGTTGAAAAGAGTTTTTAATAAAACAATATCCATATAGATTTAATAAATAG
- a CDS encoding DUF2130 domain-containing protein: MELDFICPKCGQKITEKDFDNSEQSLKNLNDFLESKKQEYIKELEKKLITQLDAQKKAEITSALAKQNEEFILEKNKLKLEINTLSINNEKMIEKAKNEKDIEITKLKEQINNFDQKLVSDIEKAKALQIQAMQKEKDELNLAISTNKDLISKLEANIKVLEASKKEEILIEKDKLRNEYDLQIKELNNQIMELKEANIQYKVIQNKTKGENFEHDVEAELRKVFPDDVIKKITSQSQKADYLQLVKENNVEVGKIVYEVKNATWSKTWEKKLIEDTAKEGAKYGILIATSFNDQYRGIPFKVSDENQNIFLTDADSFAFVGHIIRTLIKTEARLLEKYSRDDKNEKVESFNKWRDTSFVTVSKVFEDQFKRIEDSENAITNKLNEIRIAREKIFGQWKAVIKNFIEGLNL, from the coding sequence ATGGAACTTGATTTTATTTGTCCAAAATGTGGACAAAAAATAACAGAAAAAGACTTTGATAATAGCGAACAAAGTCTAAAAAATTTAAATGATTTTTTAGAATCAAAAAAACAAGAATATATCAAAGAATTAGAAAAAAAATTAATAACACAATTAGATGCTCAAAAAAAAGCAGAAATTACTTCAGCACTAGCTAAACAAAATGAAGAATTTATATTGGAAAAAAATAAATTAAAACTTGAAATAAATACTTTATCAATTAATAATGAAAAAATGATTGAAAAAGCAAAAAATGAAAAAGATATTGAGATTACAAAATTAAAAGAACAAATCAACAACTTTGATCAAAAATTAGTAAGTGATATTGAAAAAGCAAAGGCTTTACAAATTCAAGCAATGCAAAAAGAAAAAGATGAATTAAACTTAGCTATTTCAACCAATAAAGATTTAATTTCTAAATTAGAAGCAAATATTAAAGTTTTAGAAGCATCTAAAAAAGAAGAAATTTTAATAGAGAAAGATAAATTAAGAAATGAATATGATTTACAAATTAAAGAATTAAATAACCAAATAATGGAATTAAAAGAAGCAAATATTCAATATAAAGTTATTCAAAATAAAACTAAAGGAGAAAACTTTGAACATGATGTTGAAGCTGAGTTAAGAAAAGTATTTCCAGATGATGTTATCAAAAAAATTACCAGTCAAAGTCAAAAAGCAGACTACTTGCAATTAGTTAAAGAAAATAATGTAGAAGTTGGAAAAATTGTATATGAAGTAAAAAATGCAACATGAAGTAAAACTTGAGAAAAAAAACTTATAGAAGACACTGCAAAAGAAGGTGCAAAATATGGAATATTAATTGCAACAAGTTTTAACGATCAATATCGCGGTATTCCTTTTAAAGTGTCAGATGAAAATCAAAACATCTTTTTAACAGATGCAGATAGCTTTGCTTTTGTAGGTCACATTATAAGGACATTAATAAAAACAGAAGCAAGATTGTTAGAAAAATATTCAAGAGATGATAAAAATGAAAAAGTTGAGTCATTTAATAAATGAAGAGACACATCATTTGTAACTGTATCAAAAGTTTTTGAAGATCAATTCAAAAGAATTGAAGATTCTGAAAATGCAATTACAAATAAACTAAACGAAATTAGAATTGCAAGAGAAAAAATCTTTGGTCAATGAAAAGCTGTTATAAAAAATTTTATAGAGGGATTAAATTTATAA
- a CDS encoding SDR family NAD(P)-dependent oxidoreductase, which produces MKIFDVKNKYVLVTGASKGIGLEICKYLLNRGYNIVGVARNCDKLVELEQFYPNNKIEKIETDLRDLNNLKSLLARISYLDINLVVNNAGYGVWGKFVETDVEKEMNMIDLNIKTLHYMTKFFTKKFIENNNGRIINVASVAAFQPGPLFSSYFASKSYVLSLGIAINTELKKTKSKVRVVTICPGPIKTDFWLRSEYKQNNKKAIHGMNVTKYVKKTLKKALKTNRKNFLLTGFTNKLNKKLVDWLPLGIVLNAVYKKQK; this is translated from the coding sequence ATGAAAATATTTGATGTTAAAAATAAATATGTTTTAGTAACTGGAGCAAGTAAAGGAATTGGGCTAGAGATTTGTAAATACTTATTAAATAGAGGTTATAACATAGTTGGAGTGGCAAGAAATTGTGATAAATTAGTTGAGTTAGAGCAATTTTATCCAAATAATAAAATTGAAAAAATAGAAACAGATTTAAGAGATTTAAATAATTTAAAAAGTTTATTAGCAAGAATATCATATTTAGATATAAATTTAGTCGTTAATAATGCTGGTTATGGAGTTTGAGGAAAATTTGTTGAAACTGATGTTGAAAAAGAAATGAATATGATAGATTTAAATATTAAAACATTACATTACATGACTAAATTTTTTACAAAAAAGTTTATAGAAAATAATAATGGGAGAATTATAAATGTAGCAAGTGTTGCTGCTTTCCAACCAGGACCTTTATTTTCAAGTTATTTTGCATCTAAATCTTATGTTTTAAGTTTAGGAATTGCTATAAATACAGAACTTAAAAAAACTAAATCAAAAGTTAGAGTAGTTACAATTTGTCCAGGACCAATTAAGACTGATTTTTGATTAAGAAGTGAATATAAACAAAACAATAAAAAAGCTATTCATGGAATGAATGTAACAAAATATGTTAAAAAAACACTTAAAAAAGCTTTGAAAACAAATCGAAAAAACTTCTTACTAACTGGATTTACTAATAAATTAAACAAAAAATTAGTTGATTGATTACCATTAGGGATAGTTTTAAATGCAGTATATAAAAAACAAAAATAA
- a CDS encoding Cof-type HAD-IIB family hydrolase, with product MKNIKVVVSDLDGTLLFNGEYSSEKQNQYLRNLQKNGIMLIISTGRSWKEAIKIAKDLEIDKYLNYIVCENGSYVSKVTEFKPEMVEVMNPEVVKDVYLTLTDHKFSIYLKKYTEQYVYYTNEFGMERKFYKRTNKLIDINKHKDFENISYVFSQFPFENEANSIFKKFDNKYKDDLTLIWDANDNKTRMHYLISSKNSNKGSKTLELLDKLGYKNEETIFFGDSGNDIPALEKFKFSVVMGNATEQVKKAAKYKTNHCLEDGVMNFLKSWNI from the coding sequence ATGAAAAATATAAAAGTAGTTGTTAGTGATTTGGATGGAACATTATTATTTAATGGTGAGTATTCAAGTGAAAAGCAAAATCAGTATTTAAGAAATTTACAAAAAAATGGAATAATGCTAATTATTTCAACTGGTAGAAGTTGAAAAGAAGCTATAAAAATTGCAAAAGATTTAGAAATAGATAAATATTTGAATTATATAGTTTGTGAAAATGGAAGTTATGTTTCAAAAGTAACTGAATTTAAACCAGAAATGGTTGAAGTAATGAACCCAGAAGTTGTAAAAGATGTTTATCTAACATTAACAGATCATAAATTTAGTATTTATTTAAAAAAATATACAGAACAATATGTTTATTATACAAATGAATTTGGAATGGAAAGGAAATTTTATAAAAGAACAAATAAATTGATCGACATTAATAAACATAAAGATTTTGAAAATATAAGTTATGTATTTTCTCAATTTCCTTTTGAAAATGAAGCAAATAGTATTTTTAAAAAATTTGATAATAAATACAAAGATGATTTAACTCTTATTTGAGATGCGAATGATAACAAAACTAGAATGCATTATTTAATATCTTCAAAAAATTCAAATAAAGGATCTAAAACATTAGAATTACTTGATAAGTTAGGATATAAAAATGAAGAAACCATTTTTTTTGGAGATAGTGGAAATGATATTCCTGCTTTAGAAAAATTCAAGTTTAGTGTTGTTATGGGAAACGCCACTGAACAAGTTAAAAAAGCAGCTAAATATAAAACAAATCATTGTTTAGAAGATGGAGTTATGAATTTTTTAAAAAGCTGAAACATATAA
- a CDS encoding PTS transporter subunit EIIC, translating into MSEANVTLSKGEKKLAKKEKSIGTKPSGWSTFLSRLQELGKALQFPIAILPFAAILNRFGALGMSLAEKDSVGYWISLVIQKPGDVPFANLPLFFALGTAFGLSKDHRGEVTLVSAVMYLAISSLTAEGTLPNAFYSKVLPFEAHSTNDAGQDVISKFSKLIYVPNIGKDGETIVGGTYVLNIGVLGGIVSGCLSAWLYNRLSEIKLPVALSFFGGRRFVPMVALASSIPLAIAFALVWPWMQFGLISFGKIITPDNPAAAIPGTMVYGLLNRLLLPFGLHQILNTFFWFQMPILGDKIAPLTGEVIGSNQIVNGDIKAFTDGVSNAGLFQSGFFPIMMGGLPLAAVAMIMAAKKEKRKEVAGFLGGVAGVSFLSGITEPLEFSFVFISPLLLGIHSVLTAIFVGISTALRIQLGFGFSAGFIDYAISFAQSWGFAKHNAAQNGGIWNFLSNPLMTMVLAIGAGATYYFVFYFVITKMNVLTPGREVEDENAVASSVANKDSAKISKGKDKYAQMAEKILEAIGKDNLVQIDNCATRLRLQVKNNATIDQKQVKASGAFGTKLLGTESVQIVIGPDVEHVARELQKLVK; encoded by the coding sequence ATGTCAGAAGCTAACGTAACATTAAGCAAAGGCGAAAAAAAACTTGCTAAAAAAGAAAAAAGTATCGGCACTAAACCTTCGGGCTGAAGTACATTTTTATCAAGACTTCAAGAATTAGGTAAAGCGTTACAATTTCCTATAGCAATATTGCCATTTGCTGCAATTTTAAATCGTTTTGGTGCTTTGGGTATGTCATTAGCAGAAAAAGATTCTGTTGGTTATTGAATTTCATTAGTTATTCAAAAACCTGGGGATGTACCATTTGCTAACTTACCTTTATTTTTTGCATTAGGAACAGCATTCGGTTTATCAAAAGATCATAGAGGTGAGGTAACTTTAGTAAGCGCAGTTATGTACTTAGCAATAAGTTCATTAACAGCAGAGGGAACCCTTCCTAATGCATTTTATTCAAAAGTATTACCTTTTGAGGCTCATAGCACAAATGATGCTGGTCAAGATGTTATATCTAAATTTTCAAAATTAATATATGTTCCAAATATCGGAAAAGATGGAGAAACCATTGTTGGAGGAACGTATGTTTTAAATATAGGTGTTTTAGGCGGTATAGTCTCAGGTTGTTTATCAGCATGATTGTATAATAGATTATCTGAAATCAAACTTCCAGTAGCACTTTCATTCTTTGGAGGAAGAAGATTTGTACCGATGGTAGCGCTTGCGTCATCAATTCCATTAGCTATTGCATTTGCACTTGTTTGACCATGAATGCAGTTTGGATTAATTTCATTTGGAAAAATAATTACTCCAGATAATCCGGCTGCAGCAATTCCAGGAACAATGGTATATGGTTTATTAAATAGATTGTTATTACCATTTGGATTACACCAAATTTTAAATACATTTTTTTGATTTCAAATGCCAATATTAGGAGATAAAATTGCTCCTTTAACAGGTGAAGTAATTGGATCTAACCAAATAGTTAACGGGGATATAAAAGCATTTACAGATGGAGTTTCTAATGCTGGATTATTCCAATCAGGATTTTTCCCAATTATGATGGGAGGATTACCATTAGCAGCTGTTGCTATGATAATGGCAGCTAAAAAAGAAAAAAGAAAAGAAGTAGCAGGATTCTTAGGAGGAGTTGCTGGAGTTTCATTCCTTTCAGGGATAACAGAACCTTTAGAGTTCTCATTTGTATTTATTTCACCACTTCTATTAGGAATTCACTCAGTATTGACTGCAATATTTGTAGGAATTTCAACAGCTTTAAGAATTCAATTAGGATTTGGATTTAGTGCAGGATTTATAGATTATGCAATTTCATTTGCACAATCATGAGGATTTGCAAAACACAATGCAGCACAAAATGGTGGAATTTGAAACTTCTTAAGTAACCCGTTAATGACTATGGTCTTAGCGATAGGAGCAGGAGCGACTTATTACTTTGTATTCTACTTTGTAATAACAAAAATGAATGTTCTTACTCCAGGTAGAGAAGTCGAAGATGAAAATGCAGTTGCATCATCAGTTGCAAATAAAGATAGTGCTAAAATTTCAAAAGGAAAAGATAAATATGCTCAAATGGCAGAAAAAATCTTAGAAGCAATTGGAAAAGATAACTTAGTACAAATTGATAACTGTGCAACAAGATTACGTTTACAAGTAAAAAACAATGCTACAATTGATCAAAAACAAGTTAAAGCATCAGGGGCATTTGGAACTAAATTATTAGGAACAGAAAGTGTTCAAATAGTAATTGGTCCAGATGTAGAACATGTTGCAAGAGAATTACAAAAATTAGTAAAATAA
- the pyrE gene encoding orotate phosphoribosyltransferase, whose protein sequence is MDKQLITDILIDTNAISLNFENKFTWASGIISPIYCDNRVLLSFVKQRDIIIDSFIDSIKKNYPNVELIAGVATSGIGFAAMISQKMGLPMIYVRTKSKDHGKNSQVEGIIKENQKIVVIEDLISTGQSVLNVCEVLKTNKSNVLGVQAIFTYDLLKAKTNFANQNVILNTLSNRKFLIKSMKKSNSFTDENINDLYIFFNSLG, encoded by the coding sequence ATGGATAAACAATTAATTACCGACATTTTAATAGATACTAATGCAATTTCATTAAACTTTGAAAATAAATTCACTTGAGCAAGTGGAATTATTAGTCCGATTTATTGTGATAACAGAGTATTATTAAGTTTTGTAAAGCAAAGAGATATAATAATTGATAGTTTTATAGATAGTATCAAAAAAAACTATCCAAATGTAGAATTAATAGCTGGAGTTGCGACTTCAGGAATTGGATTTGCAGCAATGATTAGTCAAAAAATGGGTTTACCAATGATATATGTAAGAACAAAGTCAAAAGATCATGGTAAAAACTCACAAGTTGAAGGAATTATTAAAGAAAATCAAAAAATAGTAGTAATTGAAGATTTAATATCTACAGGACAGAGTGTTTTAAATGTGTGTGAAGTATTAAAAACTAATAAAAGTAATGTTTTAGGAGTTCAAGCAATTTTCACTTATGATTTATTGAAAGCAAAAACTAACTTTGCAAATCAAAATGTAATTTTAAATACTTTATCTAATAGAAAATTTTTAATAAAAAGTATGAAAAAAAGCAATAGTTTTACTGACGAAAACATTAATGATTTATATATTTTTTTCAACTCATTAGGTTAA
- the pyrF gene encoding orotidine-5'-phosphate decarboxylase produces MNTTPIIALDFSDYKEVKEFLKKMKKERLFLKIGMELFYKYGPRIIKKMIKKNHDIFIDLKLHDIPNTVYKAIKNVLLLKPKIVTVHAFGGAKMLEVTYQAKKELNSDTKILAITCLTSLDDNALKNELNISTNTQETALNLAKLANVNCIDGVVCSVYEVENIKKYICKDFICLTPGIRNEFNNQDQKRVATVLQAKASGSNYIVVGREITKSKDPYQTYLNIKKEWQNG; encoded by the coding sequence ATGAATACAACACCAATTATTGCTTTAGATTTTTCTGACTATAAAGAAGTAAAAGAATTTTTAAAAAAAATGAAAAAAGAAAGACTTTTTTTAAAAATTGGAATGGAACTATTTTATAAATATGGTCCGAGAATTATAAAAAAAATGATTAAAAAAAATCATGATATTTTCATTGATTTAAAATTACATGATATTCCAAATACTGTTTATAAAGCTATAAAAAACGTTTTATTATTAAAACCAAAAATAGTCACTGTTCATGCATTTGGAGGAGCAAAAATGCTAGAAGTTACTTATCAAGCAAAAAAAGAATTAAATAGTGATACAAAAATTCTTGCAATTACTTGTTTAACTTCATTAGATGATAATGCTTTAAAAAATGAGTTAAATATTAGTACAAATACTCAAGAAACTGCATTAAATCTTGCAAAACTTGCAAATGTCAATTGTATTGATGGAGTAGTATGTTCTGTATATGAAGTTGAAAATATAAAAAAATACATATGTAAAGACTTTATTTGCTTAACTCCAGGTATTAGAAATGAATTTAATAATCAAGATCAAAAAAGAGTAGCAACTGTATTGCAAGCAAAAGCTAGTGGTTCAAATTATATTGTTGTAGGTAGAGAAATTACTAAATCTAAAGATCCATATCAAACATATTTAAATATAAAAAAGGAGTGACAAAATGGATAA
- the carB gene encoding carbamoyl-phosphate synthase large subunit: MAKRTDIKKILVIGSGPIVIGQAAEFDYSGSQACISLREEGYEVVLINSNPATIMTEKEIADKIYIEPLTVEFVEKIIIKENPDAILPTLGGQTALNLIVDIEKTGILNKLNIEVLGTKLEAIKKAEDRQLFKNLMDDLNEPIAPSEVVSSINEALKVADEIGYPLIIRPSFTLGGGGGGICSNQEELIKIVTQGIQESPVKSVLLEKSLLGFKEIEYEVVRDKNNNTIIVCNMENFDPVGVHTGDSIVFAPTQTLSDQDNQMLRDSSLKIIKALKIEGGCNIQFALDPNSFQYYVIEVNPRVSRSSALASKATGYPIAKISAKIAVGLTLDEIINPVTKSTYAFFEPTLDYVVAKIPRWPFDKFLNADFRLTSQMKSTGEVMAIGRNIEEALLKAVRSLENKKYHIESIEFENTETTKLLEMIAIPNHNRLFIISELLKRNLEINLIHEATKIDVFFLEKLQNIVNLENELKKHKDDLDVLKDAKKKGFSDYIIAKLWNKKEKDIYDFRIKNNIIPVFKMIDTCSGEFESTTPYFYSSYETENESIPFKEKSIVVLGSGPIRIGQGIEFDYATVQCIKAIQQCGYKAIVINSNPETVSTDFSISNKLFFEPLTVEDIMNVINYEKPYGVILQFGGQTAINLAQKLENNGVKILGTSLESLDAAESREKFEKLLKSLNILQPLGKTVSDKDEALKVAQEIGYPILLRPSYVLGGQAMHIVNNQKEFDSYIDNAINESNNNGLLIDKYIQGKEYEIDLVSDGSDVFIPGIMEHIEKAGVHSGDSMAVYPPQNLSEQMKKQIIETSTKIALALKVVGIINIQFIVKDNDLFVIEVNPRSSRTVPFMSKITNVNLVNLATSVMFDKKLKDLQDKINNKNEEKNIYIKAPVFSFLKLKEVDVDLGPEMKSTGEVMGWDRNYFKALYKAIEATGISISQHGNILFTIGDDKENALLLAKRFKNLGFQIYATKGTAKKFRENNLAVSEVSKIEENNADNNILKLLKSKEVNIVINTKNKDQSKLYSQDDLIIRRTAIEAQIPLFTSFDTVEAILEVLEYRNFSLNTI; encoded by the coding sequence ATGGCAAAAAGAACAGATATTAAAAAAATATTAGTTATTGGATCAGGACCAATTGTTATAGGTCAAGCAGCAGAATTTGATTATTCAGGTAGTCAAGCCTGCATTTCTTTAAGAGAAGAAGGTTATGAAGTTGTTTTGATAAATTCTAATCCTGCTACAATAATGACTGAAAAAGAAATTGCTGATAAAATTTATATTGAACCTTTGACAGTTGAGTTTGTAGAAAAAATAATTATTAAAGAAAATCCTGATGCAATTTTACCAACACTTGGAGGACAAACTGCATTAAATTTAATTGTTGATATTGAAAAAACTGGAATTTTAAATAAATTAAATATTGAAGTATTGGGAACAAAACTTGAAGCTATCAAAAAAGCAGAAGATCGCCAATTGTTTAAAAATTTAATGGATGATTTAAATGAACCAATTGCACCAAGTGAAGTCGTTTCTTCAATTAATGAAGCACTTAAAGTTGCAGATGAAATTGGCTATCCTTTAATAATTAGACCATCATTTACACTTGGAGGGGGTGGAGGGGGAATCTGTTCCAACCAAGAAGAGTTGATAAAAATAGTAACTCAAGGAATCCAAGAATCACCTGTGAAAAGTGTTTTATTAGAAAAAAGTTTACTAGGTTTTAAAGAAATAGAATATGAAGTTGTAAGAGATAAAAACAACAATACAATAATTGTATGTAATATGGAAAATTTTGATCCAGTTGGAGTGCATACTGGTGATTCAATAGTTTTTGCACCAACTCAAACATTAAGCGACCAAGACAATCAAATGTTAAGAGACTCATCTTTGAAAATAATTAAAGCATTAAAAATTGAAGGTGGATGTAATATACAATTTGCTCTCGATCCAAACTCATTTCAATATTATGTAATAGAAGTAAATCCAAGAGTTAGTAGATCTTCTGCTTTAGCAAGTAAAGCAACTGGATATCCAATTGCAAAAATTTCTGCAAAAATCGCTGTTGGATTAACACTTGATGAAATTATAAATCCAGTAACAAAATCTACTTATGCATTTTTTGAACCAACTTTAGATTATGTAGTTGCAAAAATTCCAAGATGACCATTTGATAAATTTTTAAATGCAGATTTCAGATTAACTTCACAGATGAAATCAACTGGTGAAGTTATGGCTATTGGTAGAAATATAGAAGAAGCGTTATTAAAAGCTGTTAGATCTTTAGAAAATAAAAAATATCATATTGAATCAATAGAGTTTGAAAATACTGAAACTACAAAACTTTTAGAAATGATAGCAATTCCAAATCATAATCGTTTATTTATAATTTCAGAGCTTTTAAAAAGAAACTTAGAAATAAATTTAATACATGAAGCTACAAAAATTGATGTTTTCTTTTTAGAAAAATTACAAAATATAGTAAATTTAGAAAATGAACTAAAAAAACATAAAGATGATTTAGATGTTTTAAAAGATGCAAAGAAAAAAGGATTTTCTGATTATATAATTGCAAAATTGTGAAACAAAAAAGAAAAAGATATATATGATTTTAGAATTAAAAATAATATTATTCCTGTATTTAAAATGATTGATACATGCTCTGGAGAATTTGAGTCAACTACACCTTATTTTTATAGTAGTTATGAAACAGAAAATGAAAGTATACCTTTTAAAGAAAAATCAATAGTTGTATTGGGATCGGGTCCAATTAGAATTGGTCAAGGAATAGAATTTGATTATGCAACAGTTCAATGTATTAAAGCAATTCAACAATGTGGTTATAAAGCAATTGTTATAAATTCAAATCCAGAAACTGTTTCTACTGACTTTTCAATATCAAATAAATTATTTTTTGAACCTTTAACAGTTGAAGATATTATGAATGTTATTAACTATGAAAAACCATATGGTGTGATTCTACAATTTGGAGGTCAAACTGCAATTAATCTTGCTCAAAAACTTGAAAATAATGGTGTAAAAATTTTAGGAACATCATTAGAAAGTTTAGACGCTGCAGAAAGTAGAGAAAAATTTGAAAAACTATTAAAAAGTTTGAATATATTACAACCTTTAGGAAAAACAGTTTCAGACAAAGATGAAGCATTAAAAGTAGCACAAGAAATTGGATATCCAATTTTGTTAAGACCAAGTTATGTTTTAGGTGGTCAAGCAATGCATATTGTAAATAACCAAAAAGAATTTGATTCATATATTGATAATGCAATTAATGAAAGTAATAACAATGGTTTGTTGATTGATAAATATATTCAAGGAAAAGAATATGAAATTGATTTAGTAAGTGATGGAAGTGATGTATTTATTCCAGGGATTATGGAACATATTGAAAAAGCAGGGGTTCACTCAGGCGATTCAATGGCGGTATATCCTCCCCAAAACTTATCTGAGCAAATGAAAAAGCAAATTATTGAAACTTCTACAAAAATAGCATTAGCATTAAAAGTTGTTGGAATTATAAATATTCAATTTATTGTAAAAGATAATGACTTATTTGTAATTGAAGTTAATCCTAGATCAAGTCGAACTGTTCCATTTATGAGCAAAATTACAAATGTAAATTTAGTAAATTTAGCAACTAGTGTAATGTTTGATAAAAAACTTAAAGATTTACAAGATAAAATTAATAACAAAAATGAAGAAAAAAATATCTATATAAAAGCTCCAGTATTTTCATTCTTAAAACTAAAAGAAGTAGATGTAGATTTAGGACCAGAAATGAAATCAACTGGAGAAGTTATGGGATGAGATAGAAATTACTTTAAAGCACTATATAAAGCAATTGAAGCAACAGGTATATCAATATCTCAACACGGGAATATATTATTCACTATTGGGGATGACAAAGAAAATGCTTTATTGCTAGCAAAAAGATTTAAAAACTTAGGATTTCAAATATATGCTACAAAAGGAACTGCTAAAAAATTTAGAGAAAATAATTTAGCTGTTAGTGAAGTGTCAAAAATTGAAGAAAATAATGCTGACAATAATATTTTAAAATTATTAAAATCAAAAGAAGTCAATATTGTTATAAATACAAAAAATAAAGATCAGTCAAAATTATATAGTCAAGATGATTTAATTATAAGAAGAACTGCAATTGAAGCACAAATTCCTTTATTTACATCATTTGATACAGTTGAAGCAATTTTAGAAGTTTTAGAATATCGAAATTTCTCATTAAATACAATATAG
- a CDS encoding carbamoyl phosphate synthase small subunit — translation MKRWLVLSDDTIIEGKALGANKDVIAELVFSTAMTGYQESITDQSFNNQIITFTYPLIGNYGINLEDNESLTPSCNGVVVKEFAINGSNFRNKISLDEFLKQKNISGICDVDTRMLTKKIRQHGVMKAAIVCDAKNIEKVKKELKNYNIPSNSVEQVSTKNKYYIYGGKWNILLIDYGLKISITKELIKRNCNVIVAPYNISTKEILEMNVDGILLSNGPGDPIVLTEQIEVIKNIIGKVPIFGICLGHQLLALANDFKTKKMKFGHRGINHPVKDLENNRSCITSQNHGYVVDENTIDFKKATITHRSLNDNEVEGISYNNLNAFSVQFHPDSCPGTSDSFYLFDKFISMIEKGKVK, via the coding sequence ATGAAAAGATGATTAGTTTTATCAGATGACACAATAATAGAAGGTAAGGCATTAGGAGCAAATAAAGATGTAATTGCTGAATTAGTTTTTTCAACAGCAATGACAGGATATCAAGAGTCAATCACTGATCAAAGTTTTAATAATCAAATTATAACTTTTACATATCCTTTAATTGGAAATTATGGAATTAATTTAGAAGACAATGAATCTTTAACTCCTTCATGTAATGGTGTTGTTGTAAAAGAATTTGCAATTAACGGGTCAAACTTTAGAAATAAAATTTCGTTAGATGAATTTTTAAAACAAAAAAATATTTCTGGAATTTGTGATGTAGATACAAGAATGCTTACAAAAAAAATCAGACAACATGGTGTAATGAAAGCTGCAATAGTTTGTGATGCAAAAAATATTGAAAAAGTAAAAAAAGAACTTAAAAATTATAATATACCTTCAAATAGTGTTGAACAAGTTTCAACAAAAAATAAATATTATATTTATGGAGGTAAGTGAAATATTTTACTAATTGATTATGGATTAAAAATTTCTATAACAAAAGAATTAATAAAAAGAAATTGTAATGTCATTGTTGCCCCATACAATATATCTACAAAAGAAATTTTAGAAATGAATGTGGATGGAATACTTTTAAGTAATGGTCCTGGAGATCCAATAGTTTTAACAGAACAAATTGAAGTTATAAAAAATATAATAGGAAAAGTTCCTATCTTTGGAATTTGTTTAGGACATCAACTATTAGCATTAGCAAATGATTTTAAAACTAAGAAAATGAAATTTGGACATCGTGGTATAAATCATCCTGTAAAAGACTTAGAAAATAATCGTTCATGTATAACTTCGCAAAACCATGGATATGTTGTTGATGAAAATACAATTGATTTTAAAAAAGCAACTATAACTCATAGAAGTTTAAATGATAATGAAGTGGAAGGAATATCTTATAATAATTTAAATGCATTTTCAGTACAATTCCATCCTGACTCATGTCCAGGAACTAGTGATTCATTTTATTTATTTGATAAATTTATCAGCATGATTGAGAAAGGTAAAGTTAAATAA